The following proteins are encoded in a genomic region of Channa argus isolate prfri chromosome 3, Channa argus male v1.0, whole genome shotgun sequence:
- the ptprdb gene encoding protein tyrosine phosphatase receptor type Db isoform X1 has protein sequence MHVSTYPMMLSASPGLLLLSFLFLVDADSPPRFTRTPEDQTGVQGGVASFVCQATGDPQPKIVWNKKGKKVSNQRFEVIEFDDGSGSVLRIQPLRTPRDEAIYECHASNSAGEITASTRLNVLREDQLPPGFPTIDMGPQLKVVERSRTATMLCAASGNPDPEITWFKDFLPVNTSNNNGRIKQLRSESFGGTPIRGALQIEMSEESDQGKYECVATNSDGTRYSTPANLYVRELREVRRVPPRFSIPPADSEIMPGGNVNITCVAVGSPMPYVKWMLGAEDLTPEDDMPIGRNVLELTDVRQSNNYTCVAMSTLGVIEAVAQIIVKALPKAPGTPVVTERTATSITLTWDSGNPEPVSYYIIQHRAKGSEDPYKEIDGIATTRYSVGGLSPYSHYDFRVAAVNTIGQGPSSDVVEARTAEQAPSSPPRQVRGRMLSTTTAIIHWDEPEEPNGQVVGYRVYYTSDNTLSVNQWEKQMVRSANFITIQGLTPNKTYYIRVLAFTSVGDGPLSQDLQIIAKTGVPSQPSEFKGEAKSETSILLSWVAPPQGGPDNQITGYELVYRRADDTEEKKVSFEPATSYLLKNLKPFSTYTFQLAARSKHGIGAYTNEVSIDTPQTLPSAPPQGITCISPSSTSILVSWGPPPLEFQNGIITGYSIQYSTTEGNKTSKRVDAIPLENSPYLLENLEKWTEYGITVRAQTEAGEGPESLQLLIRTEEDVPSGPPRGVEAETVNTSAIRVKWRAPAPERQHGQIRGYQVHYVRMNYGEPRGQPFIKDILIEDSQWGYDDSAEYEVVLGDLKADTSYSVSVGAYTAKGDGARSKPVTVCTAIPLPEKPKLKLNHIVSGNARLDWEPPPNPPASLLGYRLTFGRIDVLPFTVVEFPSTETCYVAHDIHKGAKYVFRLSARNKMGYGDEAVAEMTTTEDAPNGYPENVISLEATATSLQLAWKSVPLIEQNGKITKYSVLYKDINSRGNASEVVVPAPGSRVLLEGLNADTVYDVRVCAFTAVGSGPYSPSVQFRTQQLDQVFATNFRVKAAMKHSVLLSWEIREKNPAQPFTILYGKGQSVEVDGKQTQKLIIGLEPDTQYSFLLTNRANSAGGLQHRVTATTAPDILKTKPMVLGKTNADGMVTVQLPTVQTTAKVRGYYVVVVPLKKQKGKFLNPWDEPDQMNLDELLKEINRTSVSRALRIRRQAAQSDPRAYVTAQFKTLPLEFTLGDGRNYGDFRNHPLQNGQEYVFFVLALLDLSENTTYATSPYSDSVTSSDVDPQPMVDEEEGLLWVVGPVLAVIFIVCIVIAILLFKSKPDRKRAEAEGRKGSFPCSKAMSSHHPTDPVELRRINFQTPAYCVSVYRGYRRLSSMASHPPIPISEMADHIERLKANDNLKFSQEYESIDPGQQFTWENSNLEVNKPKNRYANVIAYDHSRVILSSIEGVPGSDYINANYIDGYRRQNAYIATQGSLPETFGDFWRMVWEQHTANIIMMTKLEEKSRMPSYFFSKVKCDQYWPTRGTETYGLIQVTLLDTVELATYSVRTFALYKSGSNEKREVRHFQFTAWPDHGVPEHPTPFLAFLRRIKACNPPDAGPMVVHCSAGVGRTGCFVVIDAMTERIKHEKTIDIYGHVTLMRSQRNYMVQTEDQYIFIHDALLEAVTCGNTEVPARNLYSYIQRLTQIEPGENVTGMELEFKRLASAKAHTSRFVSANLPCNKFKNRLVNIMPYETTRVCLQPIRGVEGSDYINASFIDGYRQQKAYIATQGPLAETTEDYWRMLWEHNSTIVVMLTKLREMGREKCHQYWPAERSARYQYFVVDPMAEYNMPQYILREFKVTDARDGQSRTVRQFQFTDWPEQGVPKSGEGFIDFIGQVHKTKEQFGQDGPITVHCSAGVGRTGVFITLSIVLERMRYEGVVDIFQTVKMLRTQRPATVQTEDQYQFCYRASLEYLGSFDHYAT, from the exons CACCTCCAAGATTCACACGAACCCCAGAAGACCAAACAGGAGTCCAGGGGGGAGTAGCTTCCTTTGTGTGCCAGGCCACTGGAGATCCTCAGCCCAAGATTGTCTggaacaaaaaaggcaaaaaagtcAGCAACCAGAGATTTGAG GTAATAGAATTTGACGATGGGTCTGGTTCAGTCCTGAGGATCCAGCCTCTGAGGACTCCCAGGGATGAAGCAATTTACGAATGTCATGCCTCCAATTCTGCAGGAGAGATCACTGCCTCCACTAGACTAAATGTGCTACGAG AGGACCAGCTACCCCCGGGGTTCCCCACCATAGACATGGGTCCCCAGCTGAAAGTGGTGGAGCGTTCTCGGACTGCCACAATGCTCTGTGCAGCTAGTGGCAACCCTGACCCAGAAATTACCTGGTTCAAGGATTTCCTGCCAGTCAATACATCCAATAACAATGGACGAATCAAGCAGCTCCGCTCAG AGTCCTTTG GTGGCACGCCCATACGAG GTGCCCTCCAGATAGAAATGAGTGAGGAGTCAGACCAGGGGAAGTATGAGTGTGTTGCCACCAACAGTGATGGGACACGTTATTCCACCCCAGCTAACCTCTATGTCAGAG AGCTGCGAGAAG TGCGCCGTGTCCCCCCTCGCTTCTCCATCCCCCCAGCAGACAGCGAGATCATGCCAGGGGGGAATGTCAACATCACCTGCGTGGCAGTGGGCTCACCCATGCCCTATGTAAAGTGGATGTTGGGTGCAGAGGACCTGACACCAGAGGATGACATGCCTATCGGTCGCAATGTCCTGGAACTGACGGACGTGCGCCAGTCTAACAATTACACCTGTGTTGCCATGTCAACTCTTGGTGTGATTGAGGCAGTGGCACAGATTATTGTGAAAG CTCTACCGAAGGCTCCTGGTACCCCTGTGGTGACAGAGAGAACTGCAACAAGCATTACTCTTACCTGGGATTCTGGCAACCCTGAACCTGTCTCCTACTATATTATACAG CATCGTGCTAAAGGCTCAGAGGACCCCTATAAAGAGATTGATGGCATCGCCACCACACGCTACAGTGTGGGTGGCCTCAGCCCGTACTCTCATTATGACTTTCGAGTGGCAGCCGTTAACACCATTGGCCAGGGCCCCTCCAGCGATGTGGTGGAGGCTCGCACAGCTGAGCAAgctccctcctcccctccacGACAG GTCAGAGGTCGTATGCTcagcacaacaacagcaatTATCCACTGGGATGAACCAGAGGAACCTAATGGACAGGTGGTTGGCTACAGAGTGTACTACACTTCAGACAACACACTGTCAGTCAACCag TGGGAGAAGCAGATGGTGCGCAGCGCCAACTTCATAACCATCCAGGGTTTGACTCCTAACAAGACTTACTACATCAGAGTGCTGGCCTTCACCTCTGTAGGAGATGGACCCCTGTCCCAGGACCTGCAGATTATAGCTAAGACTGGAG TCCCATCCCAACCTTCAGAATTTAAGGGAGAGGCCAAATCTGAGACCAGTATCCTGTTGTCCTGGGTGGCCCCACCTCAGGGTGGGCCTGACAACCAAATCACAGGATATGAATTGGTCTATCGACGAGCTGACGACACTGAGGAG AAGAAAGTGAGCTTTGAGCCCGCCACCTCCTATCTGTTGAAGAACTTGAAGCCTTTTTCCACCTACACCTTCCAGCTGGCTGCCAGGAGCAAGCATGGAATTGGGGCATATACCAACGAGGTGTCCATCGACACACCACAGACGC TTCCTTCAGCACCTCCCCAGGGCATCACATGTATCAGTCCCAGTTCTACCAGCATCCTGGTAAGTTGGGGTCCACCTCCTCTGGAGTTTCAGAACGGCATCATTACAGGATACTCCATCCAGTACTCCACTACTGAGGGCAACAAAACGTCTAAAAGAGTTGATGCAATTCCTCTGGAAAATTCTCCATATCTCCTGGAAAACCTGGAGAAATGGACTGAGTATGGCATAACGGTACGGGCACAGACGGAGGCCGGGGAAGGACCAGAAAGTTTACAGCTGCTTATCCGCACCGAGGAAGATG ttCCAAGTGGTCCTCCGCGAGGGGTGGAGGCAGAGACTGTGAACACTTCAGCCATTAGGGTGAAATGGCGAGCACCGGCGCCGGAACGGCAGCACGGTCAGATCAGAGGCTACCAAGTCCATTATGTGAGAATGAACTACGGAGAACCTCGGGGTCAGCCCTTCATCAAGGACATCCTAATAGAGGACTCACAG TGGGGATATGATGACTCAGCTGAGTAT GAGGTGGTTCTTGGAGACCTGAAGGCAGATACTTCCTACTCTGTATCAGTGGGGGCTTACACTGCCAAAGGCGATGGTGCTCGCAGCAAACCTGTTACAGTCTGCACAGCGATCCCAC tGCCCGAAAAGCCTAAACTGAAGTTGAACCACATTGTCTCAGGCAATGCTCGGCTTGACTGGGAACCACCTCCAAACCCACCAGCCTCCCTCCTAGGGTACCGCCTCACCTTTGGCCGCATTGATGTCCTGCCTTTTACAGTAGTGGAGTTCCCCTCCACGGAGACTTGCTATGTTGCTCATGACATCCACAAGGGAGCTAAATATGTGTTCAGACTGTCTGCCCGTAACAAAATGGGGTATGGAGATGAGGCAGTTGCGGAGATGACTACTACAGAAGATGCTCCAAATGGATACCCAGAAAATGTTATCTCTTTGGAGGCTACTGCCACCTCCCTCCAGCTGGCGTGGAAATCAGTCCCACTTATtgagcaaaatggaaaaattacCAAGTACTCAGTGCTGTACAAGGATATAAACAGTCGGGGGAACGCCTCAGAAGTTGTGGTGCCCGCTCCAGGGTCAAGGGTTTTGTTGGAGGGTCTGAATGCAGACACGGTGTATGATGTCAGGGTGTGCGCGTTCACTGCTGTTGGTTCTGGGCCATATAGCCCCAGTGTCCAGTTTAGGACGCAGCAGCTAGACCAAG TTTTTGCCACAAACTTCAGAGTAAAAGCTGCGATGAAACACTCAGTTCTACTGTCATGGGAGATCCGAGAGAAGAACCCTGCCCAGCCTTTCACT ATCCTATATGGAAAGGGACAGTCTGTTGAAGTGGACGGCAAGCAGACCCAGAAGCTGATCATAGGCTTGGAGCCTGACACTCAGTACTCTTTTCTACTCACCAACCGGGCCAACAGCGCCGGAGGCCTGCAGCACCGTGTCACTGCCACCACAGCCCCAGACATCCTGAAGACCAAGCCTATGGTGCTGGGAAAGACGAACGCAGATGGCATGGTGACTGTGCAGCTACCAACTGTACAGACCACAGCAAAAGTCAG GGGTTATTATGTGGTGGTGGTGCCACTGAAGAAGCAGAAGGGGAAGTTCCTGAATCCCTGGGATGAACCCGACCAGATGAACCTGGACGAG ctcCTTAAAGAGATCAACAGGACCAGTGTCAGTCGTGCCCTTCGCATCCGCAGACAGGCTGCCCAGTCAGATCCCAGGGCCTATGTCACTGCTCAATTTAAGACCCTTCCACTGGAGTTCACACTAGGTGACGGACGAAACTACGGCGACTTTCGCAATCATCCGCTGCAAAACGGACAGGAATATGTGTTCTTTGTGCTTGCACTTTTAGACCTTTCTGAGAAT ACCACGTATGCAACTAGTCCTTACTCTGATTCTGTTACCTCATCGGATGTGGATCCCCAGCCAATGGTCGATGAGGAGGAGGGGCTGCTGTGGGTTGTGGGGCCTGTGCTGGCTGTTATCTTCATTGTCTGTATTGTCATCGCCATTCTTCTCTTCAAGAG TAAACCTGACAG GAAAAGAGCTGAGGCTGAGGGCAGGAAGGGCAGTTTTCCCTGCAGCAAAGCCATGTCGTCCCACCATCCCACTGATCCTGTGGAGCTACGCAGAATCAACTTCCAGACTCCAG CCTACTGTGTATCAGTGTACCGTGGTTATCGACGTTTGTCAA GCATGGCAAGTCACCCGCCCATCCCCATCTCTGAAATGGCAGATCACATCGAGCGCCTCAAGGCAAACGACAATCTCAAGTTCTCTCAAGAGTATGAG TCCATCGACCCTGGACAGCAGTTCACATGGGAGAACTCCAACTTGGAAGTTAACAAACCAAAGAACCGCTATGCTAACGTCATTGCCTATGATCACTCCAGGGTTATACTGTCCAGCATTGAGG gtgtcccaggCAGTGACTACATCAATGCTAACTATATTGATGGCTACCGCCGTCAGAATGCCTATATAGCCACTCAGGGCTCCCTCCCTGAGACTTTCGGAGACTTTTGGAGGATGGTCTGGGAGCAGCACACAGCCAACATCATCATGATGACCAAGCTGGAAGAAAAGTCACGG ATGCCCTCTTATTTCTTCTCTAAG GTAAAGTGCGATCAGTACTGGCCAACCCGGGGCACAGAGACCTACGGCCTCATTCAGGTCACTCTGCTTGATACAGTGGAGCTGGCCACCTACTCTGTCAGGACCTTTGCCCTTTACAAG AGCGGCTCCAATGAGAAGCGTGAGGTTCGTCACTTCCAGTTCACAGCCTGGCCAGACCACGGGGTGCCTGAACACCCGACTCCTTTCCTGGCTTTCCTACGTAGGATCAAGGCCTGTAACCCTCCAGACGCAGGACCCATGGTTGTACATTGCAG TGCTGGAGTGGGTCGCACAGGCTGCTTCGTCGTGATCGATGCCATGACGGAGCGAATCAAGCACGAGAAGACCATCGACATCTACGGCCACGTCACGCTGATGCGCTCTCAGAGGAACTACATGGTCCAAACAGAGGACCAGTACATCTTCATTCATGATGCGCTGCTGGAGGCCGTGACCTGCGGAAACACAGAGGTCCCCGCTCGGAACCTCTATTCCTATATCCAGAGGCTGACACAGATTGAACCGGGAGAGAATGTCACTGGCATGGAGCTGGAGTTCAAG CGTCTTGCCAGTGCGAAGGCACACACATCACGGTTTGTGAGTGCCAACCTGCCATGCAACAAGTTCAAGAACCGGCTGGTGAACATCATGCCATATGAGACCAcgcgtgtgtgtctgcagccaatcagaggagTGGAAGGATCTGACTATATCAACGCCAGCTTCATTGATGGATACAG GCAGCAGAAGGCCTACATAGCAACCCAAGGCCCACTAGCTGAGACAACTGAGGACTACTGGAGGATGCTGTGGGAGCACAACTCCACCATAGTTGTCATGCTAACCAAACTGAGAGAAATGGGACGG
- the ptprdb gene encoding protein tyrosine phosphatase receptor type Db isoform X8 — MHVSTYPMMLSASPGLLLLSFLFLVDADSPPRFTRTPEDQTGVQGGVASFVCQATGDPQPKIVWNKKGKKVSNQRFEVIEFDDGSGSVLRIQPLRTPRDEAIYECHASNSAGEITASTRLNVLREDQLPPGFPTIDMGPQLKVVERSRTATMLCAASGNPDPEITWFKDFLPVNTSNNNGRIKQLRSESFGGTPIRGALQIEMSEESDQGKYECVATNSDGTRYSTPANLYVRELREVRRVPPRFSIPPADSEIMPGGNVNITCVAVGSPMPYVKWMLGAEDLTPEDDMPIGRNVLELTDVRQSNNYTCVAMSTLGVIEAVAQIIVKALPKAPGTPVVTERTATSITLTWDSGNPEPVSYYIIQHRAKGSEDPYKEIDGIATTRYSVGGLSPYSHYDFRVAAVNTIGQGPSSDVVEARTAEQAPSSPPRQVRGRMLSTTTAIIHWDEPEEPNGQVVGYRVYYTSDNTLSVNQWEKQMVRSANFITIQGLTPNKTYYIRVLAFTSVGDGPLSQDLQIIAKTGVPSQPSEFKGEAKSETSILLSWVAPPQGGPDNQITGYELVYRRADDTEEKKVSFEPATSYLLKNLKPFSTYTFQLAARSKHGIGAYTNEVSIDTPQTLPSAPPQGITCISPSSTSILVSWGPPPLEFQNGIITGYSIQYSTTEGNKTSKRVDAIPLENSPYLLENLEKWTEYGITVRAQTEAGEGPESLQLLIRTEEDVPSGPPRGVEAETVNTSAIRVKWRAPAPERQHGQIRGYQVHYVRMNYGEPRGQPFIKDILIEDSQWGYDDSAEYEVVLGDLKADTSYSVSVGAYTAKGDGARSKPVTVCTAIPLPEKPKLKLNHIVSGNARLDWEPPPNPPASLLGYRLTFGRIDVLPFTVVEFPSTETCYVAHDIHKGAKYVFRLSARNKMGYGDEAVAEMTTTEDAPNGYPENVISLEATATSLQLAWKSVPLIEQNGKITKYSVLYKDINSRGNASEVVVPAPGSRVLLEGLNADTVYDVRVCAFTAVGSGPYSPSVQFRTQQLDQVFATNFRVKAAMKHSVLLSWEIREKNPAQPFTILYGKGQSVEVDGKQTQKLIIGLEPDTQYSFLLTNRANSAGGLQHRVTATTAPDILKTKPMVLGKTNADGMVTVQLPTVQTTAKVRGYYVVVVPLKKQKGKFLNPWDEPDQMNLDELLKEINRTSVSRALRIRRQAAQSDPRAYVTAQFKTLPLEFTLGDGRNYGDFRNHPLQNGQEYVFFVLALLDLSENTTYATSPYSDSVTSSDVDPQPMVDEEEGLLWVVGPVLAVIFIVCIVIAILLFKSKPDRKRAEAEGRKGSFPCSKAMSSHHPTDPVELRRINFQTPGMASHPPIPISEMADHIERLKANDNLKFSQEYESIDPGQQFTWENSNLEVNKPKNRYANVIAYDHSRVILSSIEGVPGSDYINANYIDGYRRQNAYIATQGSLPETFGDFWRMVWEQHTANIIMMTKLEEKSRMPSYFFSKVKCDQYWPTRGTETYGLIQVTLLDTVELATYSVRTFALYKSGSNEKREVRHFQFTAWPDHGVPEHPTPFLAFLRRIKACNPPDAGPMVVHCSAGVGRTGCFVVIDAMTERIKHEKTIDIYGHVTLMRSQRNYMVQTEDQYIFIHDALLEAVTCGNTEVPARNLYSYIQRLTQIEPGENVTGMELEFKRLASAKAHTSRFVSANLPCNKFKNRLVNIMPYETTRVCLQPIRGVEGSDYINASFIDGYRQQKAYIATQGPLAETTEDYWRMLWEHNSTIVVMLTKLREMGREKCHQYWPAERSARYQYFVVDPMAEYNMPQYILREFKVTDARDGQSRTVRQFQFTDWPEQGVPKSGEGFIDFIGQVHKTKEQFGQDGPITVHCSAGVGRTGVFITLSIVLERMRYEGVVDIFQTVKMLRTQRPATVQTEDQYQFCYRASLEYLGSFDHYAT, encoded by the exons CACCTCCAAGATTCACACGAACCCCAGAAGACCAAACAGGAGTCCAGGGGGGAGTAGCTTCCTTTGTGTGCCAGGCCACTGGAGATCCTCAGCCCAAGATTGTCTggaacaaaaaaggcaaaaaagtcAGCAACCAGAGATTTGAG GTAATAGAATTTGACGATGGGTCTGGTTCAGTCCTGAGGATCCAGCCTCTGAGGACTCCCAGGGATGAAGCAATTTACGAATGTCATGCCTCCAATTCTGCAGGAGAGATCACTGCCTCCACTAGACTAAATGTGCTACGAG AGGACCAGCTACCCCCGGGGTTCCCCACCATAGACATGGGTCCCCAGCTGAAAGTGGTGGAGCGTTCTCGGACTGCCACAATGCTCTGTGCAGCTAGTGGCAACCCTGACCCAGAAATTACCTGGTTCAAGGATTTCCTGCCAGTCAATACATCCAATAACAATGGACGAATCAAGCAGCTCCGCTCAG AGTCCTTTG GTGGCACGCCCATACGAG GTGCCCTCCAGATAGAAATGAGTGAGGAGTCAGACCAGGGGAAGTATGAGTGTGTTGCCACCAACAGTGATGGGACACGTTATTCCACCCCAGCTAACCTCTATGTCAGAG AGCTGCGAGAAG TGCGCCGTGTCCCCCCTCGCTTCTCCATCCCCCCAGCAGACAGCGAGATCATGCCAGGGGGGAATGTCAACATCACCTGCGTGGCAGTGGGCTCACCCATGCCCTATGTAAAGTGGATGTTGGGTGCAGAGGACCTGACACCAGAGGATGACATGCCTATCGGTCGCAATGTCCTGGAACTGACGGACGTGCGCCAGTCTAACAATTACACCTGTGTTGCCATGTCAACTCTTGGTGTGATTGAGGCAGTGGCACAGATTATTGTGAAAG CTCTACCGAAGGCTCCTGGTACCCCTGTGGTGACAGAGAGAACTGCAACAAGCATTACTCTTACCTGGGATTCTGGCAACCCTGAACCTGTCTCCTACTATATTATACAG CATCGTGCTAAAGGCTCAGAGGACCCCTATAAAGAGATTGATGGCATCGCCACCACACGCTACAGTGTGGGTGGCCTCAGCCCGTACTCTCATTATGACTTTCGAGTGGCAGCCGTTAACACCATTGGCCAGGGCCCCTCCAGCGATGTGGTGGAGGCTCGCACAGCTGAGCAAgctccctcctcccctccacGACAG GTCAGAGGTCGTATGCTcagcacaacaacagcaatTATCCACTGGGATGAACCAGAGGAACCTAATGGACAGGTGGTTGGCTACAGAGTGTACTACACTTCAGACAACACACTGTCAGTCAACCag TGGGAGAAGCAGATGGTGCGCAGCGCCAACTTCATAACCATCCAGGGTTTGACTCCTAACAAGACTTACTACATCAGAGTGCTGGCCTTCACCTCTGTAGGAGATGGACCCCTGTCCCAGGACCTGCAGATTATAGCTAAGACTGGAG TCCCATCCCAACCTTCAGAATTTAAGGGAGAGGCCAAATCTGAGACCAGTATCCTGTTGTCCTGGGTGGCCCCACCTCAGGGTGGGCCTGACAACCAAATCACAGGATATGAATTGGTCTATCGACGAGCTGACGACACTGAGGAG AAGAAAGTGAGCTTTGAGCCCGCCACCTCCTATCTGTTGAAGAACTTGAAGCCTTTTTCCACCTACACCTTCCAGCTGGCTGCCAGGAGCAAGCATGGAATTGGGGCATATACCAACGAGGTGTCCATCGACACACCACAGACGC TTCCTTCAGCACCTCCCCAGGGCATCACATGTATCAGTCCCAGTTCTACCAGCATCCTGGTAAGTTGGGGTCCACCTCCTCTGGAGTTTCAGAACGGCATCATTACAGGATACTCCATCCAGTACTCCACTACTGAGGGCAACAAAACGTCTAAAAGAGTTGATGCAATTCCTCTGGAAAATTCTCCATATCTCCTGGAAAACCTGGAGAAATGGACTGAGTATGGCATAACGGTACGGGCACAGACGGAGGCCGGGGAAGGACCAGAAAGTTTACAGCTGCTTATCCGCACCGAGGAAGATG ttCCAAGTGGTCCTCCGCGAGGGGTGGAGGCAGAGACTGTGAACACTTCAGCCATTAGGGTGAAATGGCGAGCACCGGCGCCGGAACGGCAGCACGGTCAGATCAGAGGCTACCAAGTCCATTATGTGAGAATGAACTACGGAGAACCTCGGGGTCAGCCCTTCATCAAGGACATCCTAATAGAGGACTCACAG TGGGGATATGATGACTCAGCTGAGTAT GAGGTGGTTCTTGGAGACCTGAAGGCAGATACTTCCTACTCTGTATCAGTGGGGGCTTACACTGCCAAAGGCGATGGTGCTCGCAGCAAACCTGTTACAGTCTGCACAGCGATCCCAC tGCCCGAAAAGCCTAAACTGAAGTTGAACCACATTGTCTCAGGCAATGCTCGGCTTGACTGGGAACCACCTCCAAACCCACCAGCCTCCCTCCTAGGGTACCGCCTCACCTTTGGCCGCATTGATGTCCTGCCTTTTACAGTAGTGGAGTTCCCCTCCACGGAGACTTGCTATGTTGCTCATGACATCCACAAGGGAGCTAAATATGTGTTCAGACTGTCTGCCCGTAACAAAATGGGGTATGGAGATGAGGCAGTTGCGGAGATGACTACTACAGAAGATGCTCCAAATGGATACCCAGAAAATGTTATCTCTTTGGAGGCTACTGCCACCTCCCTCCAGCTGGCGTGGAAATCAGTCCCACTTATtgagcaaaatggaaaaattacCAAGTACTCAGTGCTGTACAAGGATATAAACAGTCGGGGGAACGCCTCAGAAGTTGTGGTGCCCGCTCCAGGGTCAAGGGTTTTGTTGGAGGGTCTGAATGCAGACACGGTGTATGATGTCAGGGTGTGCGCGTTCACTGCTGTTGGTTCTGGGCCATATAGCCCCAGTGTCCAGTTTAGGACGCAGCAGCTAGACCAAG TTTTTGCCACAAACTTCAGAGTAAAAGCTGCGATGAAACACTCAGTTCTACTGTCATGGGAGATCCGAGAGAAGAACCCTGCCCAGCCTTTCACT ATCCTATATGGAAAGGGACAGTCTGTTGAAGTGGACGGCAAGCAGACCCAGAAGCTGATCATAGGCTTGGAGCCTGACACTCAGTACTCTTTTCTACTCACCAACCGGGCCAACAGCGCCGGAGGCCTGCAGCACCGTGTCACTGCCACCACAGCCCCAGACATCCTGAAGACCAAGCCTATGGTGCTGGGAAAGACGAACGCAGATGGCATGGTGACTGTGCAGCTACCAACTGTACAGACCACAGCAAAAGTCAG GGGTTATTATGTGGTGGTGGTGCCACTGAAGAAGCAGAAGGGGAAGTTCCTGAATCCCTGGGATGAACCCGACCAGATGAACCTGGACGAG ctcCTTAAAGAGATCAACAGGACCAGTGTCAGTCGTGCCCTTCGCATCCGCAGACAGGCTGCCCAGTCAGATCCCAGGGCCTATGTCACTGCTCAATTTAAGACCCTTCCACTGGAGTTCACACTAGGTGACGGACGAAACTACGGCGACTTTCGCAATCATCCGCTGCAAAACGGACAGGAATATGTGTTCTTTGTGCTTGCACTTTTAGACCTTTCTGAGAAT ACCACGTATGCAACTAGTCCTTACTCTGATTCTGTTACCTCATCGGATGTGGATCCCCAGCCAATGGTCGATGAGGAGGAGGGGCTGCTGTGGGTTGTGGGGCCTGTGCTGGCTGTTATCTTCATTGTCTGTATTGTCATCGCCATTCTTCTCTTCAAGAG TAAACCTGACAG GAAAAGAGCTGAGGCTGAGGGCAGGAAGGGCAGTTTTCCCTGCAGCAAAGCCATGTCGTCCCACCATCCCACTGATCCTGTGGAGCTACGCAGAATCAACTTCCAGACTCCAG GCATGGCAAGTCACCCGCCCATCCCCATCTCTGAAATGGCAGATCACATCGAGCGCCTCAAGGCAAACGACAATCTCAAGTTCTCTCAAGAGTATGAG TCCATCGACCCTGGACAGCAGTTCACATGGGAGAACTCCAACTTGGAAGTTAACAAACCAAAGAACCGCTATGCTAACGTCATTGCCTATGATCACTCCAGGGTTATACTGTCCAGCATTGAGG gtgtcccaggCAGTGACTACATCAATGCTAACTATATTGATGGCTACCGCCGTCAGAATGCCTATATAGCCACTCAGGGCTCCCTCCCTGAGACTTTCGGAGACTTTTGGAGGATGGTCTGGGAGCAGCACACAGCCAACATCATCATGATGACCAAGCTGGAAGAAAAGTCACGG ATGCCCTCTTATTTCTTCTCTAAG GTAAAGTGCGATCAGTACTGGCCAACCCGGGGCACAGAGACCTACGGCCTCATTCAGGTCACTCTGCTTGATACAGTGGAGCTGGCCACCTACTCTGTCAGGACCTTTGCCCTTTACAAG AGCGGCTCCAATGAGAAGCGTGAGGTTCGTCACTTCCAGTTCACAGCCTGGCCAGACCACGGGGTGCCTGAACACCCGACTCCTTTCCTGGCTTTCCTACGTAGGATCAAGGCCTGTAACCCTCCAGACGCAGGACCCATGGTTGTACATTGCAG TGCTGGAGTGGGTCGCACAGGCTGCTTCGTCGTGATCGATGCCATGACGGAGCGAATCAAGCACGAGAAGACCATCGACATCTACGGCCACGTCACGCTGATGCGCTCTCAGAGGAACTACATGGTCCAAACAGAGGACCAGTACATCTTCATTCATGATGCGCTGCTGGAGGCCGTGACCTGCGGAAACACAGAGGTCCCCGCTCGGAACCTCTATTCCTATATCCAGAGGCTGACACAGATTGAACCGGGAGAGAATGTCACTGGCATGGAGCTGGAGTTCAAG CGTCTTGCCAGTGCGAAGGCACACACATCACGGTTTGTGAGTGCCAACCTGCCATGCAACAAGTTCAAGAACCGGCTGGTGAACATCATGCCATATGAGACCAcgcgtgtgtgtctgcagccaatcagaggagTGGAAGGATCTGACTATATCAACGCCAGCTTCATTGATGGATACAG GCAGCAGAAGGCCTACATAGCAACCCAAGGCCCACTAGCTGAGACAACTGAGGACTACTGGAGGATGCTGTGGGAGCACAACTCCACCATAGTTGTCATGCTAACCAAACTGAGAGAAATGGGACGG